Sequence from the Guyparkeria hydrothermalis genome:
TCGGCAGCAAAGCCGGCAAGTTCCTCGACCGGCCGGCCGAAGGTCTCGGCCAGCTGCGCGACTATCTCGCGGCCGGTCTGGCCATCGGCCTCGGTCAGTGCCAGCAGCAGTTGGGCGCTGCCGGGCGTGAGGTTCAGGGCGAACGGCGCGCCGTGTGCGTCGCGATGCAGGGCGAGGTGGTGCATGCCCGCCGGCGAGATCTCGGGTGTCTTGCCGGCCTCGAGCGTCGCGGCGATCCGGTCGACCGGGTAGGCGGTCATCATCAGGCGGGCCAGCGAGGAGACCACGGGCTGACCAGCGAGCAAGTCGCCGGCTGGGTCGAGGTCGGTCGGGGCGGGCGCGGCGTCCTCGGCCATCAGCTCGAAGCGTGCCAGTTCGTAGGCGGCCAGCTCGCGCTGCCAGTCGGCGAGTCCGGGGCTTTCCTGCAGGAAGGCGAGGAATTCGCCCGGCAGGTCGCGCAGGATCGGCGAGTGGGCCGGGTGGTTGCGGAAGAATGGCCGGGTCAGTCCCTGCCAGGCGGCATCGTCGAGGCTCGCGCGCAGCGCCGGGAAGGCGTTCTCCAGCGTGCCGTCGATGTTGTTGAAGAACAGTTTCGCGTACCAGGCCATTCGCTCGGGCTTGCTGCCCGGGGGGGGCGGGTTGGCCTCGGGGTCCCGGACGTAGCGGGTGAAGGCCTCCTGCGTCGCGCGGAAATCACCCACCGGGTTCCTCGACAAACCTACTGCGCCGTCCGATTGCGGCGTCGCGTGCTCGTTCGCTCCTCGCCTATCTGCCCGATATGTCTCGTCGCTCACTGCGCGGCTCCTTGCACTTGGACGTGCTCGCGACGGTTTTCGAGGAACCCGGCCATGTCAGGCCGCCTTGCTGCCCAGCGCCCGCCCGGCGGCGCGGCGGATCTGCGCGACCTCGCCCATCAGCTCGTCGAGCGGCGGGATGTCGAAGTCGCGTTCCAGCAGCGTCGGCACCGGGCCGACGTGGCGGTAGGTGTGCTCGAGCAGGTCCCACACCGGCGCGCTGACCGGTGCGCCGTGGCTATCGATGATCAGGTCTTCCTCGACCTGGTGGTGCCCGGCCACGTGCAGGTAGCGCACCCGCTCGGCGGGCATGGCGTCGATGAAGGCATACGGGTCGTAGCCGTGATTGACGCTGTTGACGAACACGTTGTTGACGTCGAGCAGCAGGTCGCAGCCCGAGCGCTCGAGGATTTTCAGGATGAACGTCCGCTCGTCCATGGTGGATTCCACCGGCGAGTAGTAGGAGACGTTCTCCAGCACCAGCCGGCGGCCGAGGCGCTGCTGCACGGTGTCGATGCGCGCGACGACGTGATCGATCGCCTCCTCGGTGAAGGGGATCGGCATCAGGTCGTAGAGGTGCGCGTTGTCCGAGCAGAACGACAGGTGCTCGCTGTAGAGTGCTGGCCGGTACTCGTCGAGGAACTCGCCCACGGCATCGACGAAGTCTAGGTCCAGCTCGGCCGGGCCGCCGATCGACAGCGACAGGCCGTGGGTATAGAGCGGGTAGTCCTCGAGCAGGGCCTTGAAGCGCTCCTTGATTGGTCCGCCGAAGCGCAGCCAGTTCTCGGGGGCGACCTCGAGGAAGTCGACGTCGGGGCGTTGTTCCTCGATCTCGCGCATGAGCGGACCGCGGCGCAGGCCGATACCGACGGGAACGTGTTGCGTAACGCTGGGGCTGGCGGATTGGGGGCTCATGGCAGGCCTCCCGGAGCGCTGGATGACCGTCGGCTTGGGGCCGCCGGTCGGGAATCATTGGCCGCCGGCGGGGTGCCGGCGGCTGTCAGTCAGGGCATCGGCCACTGAGAGCCGATGTCGCTGCGACGGGTTCAGGACGCGTCCTTTTCCTCGTCGCCGCCCTTTTCCTCTTCCATGCTGCTGCCGCACTGGCCGGCACCGCAGGCCATCTCCGCGGTCTGGAAGGTGCCCGCGTGGGTGGACTCGGAGGCGAACGGGTTGCCGTTGCCTGCGGCCATGGCCGAGGAGCCGGCGATCGCGGTTGCCAGGGCAGTGGATCCGATCAGCAGGTGCTTCTTGGATTGCGATTTCATCGGTCAGGTCCTCCTGATAAGGGTTCACGCGGTCGAACCGCGTCGATATATACGACAGCCAACTGGGCTGACGGTTTCGGGATCATGCCTCAAACCGACACGCAAATACCAGAGTTTTTTGCTGGGATTTGGTAGCCAATTCAGGTGGTTGGTGATTCCTCGGTAGCGAGGTCGCGCCGGGGCTGGTCGATGCCGTCGGTGCAGACCTCGAGGGTCGGGTCGTCGATGCAGCGCTCGGCGGCCTCGAGGCGCTGTTCGAGGTATTGCGGATAGAAGTCCGGCACCGTCACGCCCTTGAGCTCGTCGACCACCTGTTTGCCGTTCGGGCCAAAGAACATCACCTGCGGCACCAGCTGCACGCCCTGCAGGCGGGCGAACTCGACCGGGGTGTACGACACGCCCTGCCACTGGATCTCCGGGCTGGGCGAGTCGATCTCCACGCGCCGGATGATCAGGCGATCGTGGTAGGCCTCGTCCTCGGCCATCGTCTGCAGGAATTCCTCGTCCACCGTCTGGCAGTAGCTGCAGTAGGTGGCGTGGAAGAACAGCAGCATGGGGATCTGACGCTCTTGCAGGAGCTCGAGGTCGGCGGAGACGTCGCGCAGGTCATCCATCATCAGTACGGCGTTGTCTGCCGGCGGTGCCTCCTCCTCGGCCTGACTGGGCGGGGTGGCCATGCCGAGCAGGAACATCGGGGCCATCGGGACCAGCAGGAGTGCGGCGAGTCGGGTCGGTTTGATGTGGAACATGGCAAGCACGGGTGTCTCCGAAATGGGTGGAGCGATTGTATGCGTTTTGGACCATGCGTTGCTCGCCCGGTTCCGGTCCGGTTCGTGTTCGCGCGCGGTATCTCGGGTTACCATGGCGCTCATTTCGCGATGGTCCCGGCAGCGTTCGGGCCTTCCGGTTCCAGAACAACGAGGATGACAGATGAGCAAGGCATTTTCCGAGGGCCGCGTGCTGCGGATCGCGACCCGGGCCAGCCTGTTGGCGCTGTGGCAGGCCGAGTTCGTGGCCGCCGAGCTGAAGAAGCGCAACCCGGGGCTCGAGGTCGAGCTGGTGAAGATGACCACCCGCGGCGACCAGCTGCTGGACAGCCCGCTGTCGAAGATCGGCGGCAAGGCGCTGTTCGTCAAGGAGCTCGAGGTCGCCATGCTCGAGGACCGGGCCGACATCGCCGTGCACTCGATGAAGGACGTGCCGATGCAGTTCCCGGACGGCCTGGAGCTGATCGCCATTCTCGAGGGCGACGACCCGCATGACGCCTACGTCTCCAACAAGTACGGCAACCTCGACGAGATGCCGGCCGGGTCCGTCGTCGGCACCTCCAGCCTGCGTCGCGAGACCCAGGTGCGCGAGCGGTTCCCCGAGCTCGAGGTCAAGACCCTGCGCGGCAATATCCACACCCGCCTGCGCAAGCTCGACGACGGCGAGTACGACGCCATCATCCTCGCCGCCTCGGGCCTCAAGCGCGCCGAGCTGGCCGACCGCATCACGCATCGCCTGACCGCCGAGGAGTCGCTGCCGGCCATGGGCCAGGGCGCGCTCGGCATCGAGGCGCGCAGCGACGATGCCGACGTGCACGCACTGATCGATCCGCTGATCGACAAGGACACCACCACCCGCGTGACCGCCGAGCGGGCATTCAACACGCGCCTGAACGGCGGCTGCCAGGTGCCGATCGGCGGGCATGCCCTGCTGGTCGAGGACGATCAGCTCTGGCTGCGCGGACTGGTCGGCCGACCGGACGGTTCCGAGACGCTGCGCGACGAGATCACGGGGCCGCGCGATGAGGCAGAGGCGCTGGGCATCGAGCTGGCCGAGCGGGTCCTGCGTGCCGGCGCTGACAAGATCCTCGCCGAAGTGGGCATCGAGACCGAGGCCCCGAGCCGGGACTGACCCCGTGTCTGCGGCCGCCCTGCCAACCATCCGCGAGATCGTGCTCACGCGGCCCGAGGGCAGCAATGCCGAGCTGCGTGAGGCACTGACCGTGGCGCGTCCGGCCGATCTCGATGGTCCGGCGCCCGCCCTGACCACCGTGCCCCTGCTGGCGATCCGCGCGCTGGCCGGTGGAGGCGGGCTGCCGCAGGCGCTGGCGGCGATGCAGCCCGAGGACCTGGTGGTCTTCGTCAGCCCGCGCGCCGTGTCGGCCGCCGCCGAGGTGCAGTCGCTTGCCGACTGGCCGGCCCGACACGTTGCCGCCGTGGGTGAGGCCACCGGGCGGGCACTGGCCGAGGCGGGTCGCGAGGATGTCTTGCTGCCGGCGGGCTCCCAGGACAGCGAAGGGCTGCTCGAACGGCTGGAGGGGCTGTCGATGACCGGCCGTCGGGTGTGGATCATCCGCGGCGAAACTGGACGCGAACTGCTGGCCGAGGCACTGGCGGCACGCGGTGCCCGCCCGCACTTCGTTGCCGTCTATCGGCGGGAGTGCGCGCAGGCATCGGCGCCCGTGCCGGCCGGCGGTGACCGGCTCTGGATCGTTACCGCGCCGCAGGCCCTCGACTGCCTCGCGGCATTGGACTCGGCCAGCGATGGCGAGGCGTCCGGGCTGCTAGACTCCACCCTGCTGGTGATCAACGACCGGGCGCGCGATCGGGCGCGGTCGCTGGGGTTTCGCGGGCCGGTCGCCCTGGCCGGCGGCCCGGCCCCGGCGACCCTCGCCCGGGCTGCCTGGAATCTGATCATCGAACGGCAATCGTCGCTGCGGGCCCGGCCCTGATCCCTCTCGCCGGGTGGTCGACCGCACGCACACTGGGGACGCGCAATGGACAAGAAGCAACGCGACAAGCAAACCGAGGAGCAGTCCGCCGAGAAGTCGACCGAGTCGACGGCGTCTTCCTCGACCGGTACGGCCGCCAAGGAGACGGATGCCGCCAAGGCATCCACTTCGACGGCTTCCTCCGGGTCCGGCAAGCCCTCGAGTTCGCGCCGGCCGTCGAGACGGCGCTCGAAGGGCAGCAAGGCCAGCAGCGGGTCGACCGCTACGGCCGCGAAGAAGACACCGGACGAACCGAAGGCCGCCGACGACAAGGCGGCGTCCAAGCCGGACGATGCGAGCAAGAAACCGGCAGCCAAGGGTGGCGCCGACACGTCCGCTGACGGTGGCAAGTCCACGGCGGCCCCTGCGGGCAAGACCCCGAGGGGCACATCCCCGCGGTCCGGGGTGGCAATGCCCTGGCTGGTGGCCGCGATCGCGCTGCTGTTCGCGTTGGCTGCCGTGGGTGGCTGGCAGCTCTGGCGGCTCGACCAGGCCCAGCAGTCGCTGAGCGAATCCAGCCGGACCGACCAGCAACAGCTGGCGGATCGGCTCGAGACGCTGTCCGGCGACATCAGCGACACCCAGTCGTCGATAGACACGCTTGAACAGCGTGACGAGGCGATTCGCGAGGAGGTGGAGTCTGCGTTGTCCGGGCAGCTCGATCAGCTTGCCGAACGACAGGACAACCTCGGCCAGCGGGTCGCGCGCATCGACGACCGGCTTGCTCGCGGCGAGATCGCGTGGAAGACGGCGGAGGTCGGTTTCCTGCTGACGCGGGCCCAGGAGCGATTGGTGATCGCCCGCGATCCCGACGGGGCACTGCTGGCGCTCAAGCTCGCCGACGAGCGCGTCGCGGCCCTCTCCCGGCCGCACTGGCTGCCGCTGCGCTCGGCGATCAGCGACGCGATTGCGACCATCGAGGAGGCCGGCGAAGGCGACCGGGTCGGTCAGGCGCTGGCCCTGCGCCGCCTGGGCGACCGGGTCGATGAGTGGCCGCTGGCCGGGCGGGCCGACGAATCGCCCGAGCCGCAAGAGACGAGCGAGGCGGCATCCGGGCCAGCCGAGACCGATCTGCCCCCGGCGGACGCCGCGTGGTACGAGAAGGCCTGGGCGGCGACCACCCACTGGCTGTCGCGCCAGGTGAGCGTGACCCGTTCGGATACGCCGGTACGCCTGCACGAGCGTGTGGCTACCGATCGCGAGATGCGGCTGTGGCTGACCGCGGTGCGCGAGTCGCTTCTCTCGCGTGACCGCGATGCCCTGACGCGGACCCTCGACGAGTCGCGCGACTGGCTCGAGACCCACTACGCTGCCGACGCGGCCGGACCGGCGGCGGCACTGGACGCGCTCGAGCGTATCCGGACGCGGTTTACCAGTCGTGAATTCCCCTCGCTGGATGCGGTGCTCCGCGCCTGGGAGCGGGCTTCGGCCTCTGAAAAAGCGCGCGCCGATGAGACCGGCAAGGAGGCACAGTCATGAAACGCGTGATCGTCTGGACGGTCCTGCTGGTCGTCCTCGTGGCGGCCGGCATCTATTTCCTCCCCGACGCGGGCGTGGCCGTGGTGGAGATCGCCGGCTGGCACGTGGAAACCACCGCCGTCGGCCTGCTGGTGGTGGCGGTGCTGGCACTGCTGGTCCTGCACCTTCTCTGGCGCCTGATCGCGGGCATGCTCAACCTGCCTAGCCGTTGGGCGAACCGCTCGGCCAAGCAGCGCCGCCGTGTCGCCGATGAAAAACTCCTGCGCGCATGGGCCGAGCGTCAGCGCGGTCAGGCGGAGCTGGCGCAACGCTACGCGCTTGCCGGCGTGGAAGACGGCAGCCTGCCGCCGATGCACATCCAGGTGGCGATCGACGCTCTGCTCGACGGTCTGGATCCGTCGCGCAAGGGGGTGCCGGGGCGCAATCGCGAATCGACTCGCGAGGAGATCGGCGATCTGTTCGAGACGGTCGGTCGCCGCTTCCCGAAGTTTGCCGAATTCCTGCGGCTGCACATCGTCCAGCGGTTGATCGCGCTGGGCGAGACCGAGTGGGCCCAGTCGATGCTCGAACCCCTGATCGAGACCCATCCCCGTGACGAGGCGATCCTGCTGATCCGGGCGCAACTGCTGGAAATGGCCGACGACGTCGAGCAACTGGCGGCGCTGCTGCCCACGCTGCGGCGGATCAAGGACAAGCGCCTGACCGGCGACGAGCTGCTGCGCATGGAGCGGCGCGTGTTGCTCGGCCGGATCGAGGCCGCCGCGCGCAGCCGCGACGTGGATCGCCTGTCCCGCCTGTGGGCCGAGGCGAATCGCCCGGTGGTCGACAGTGACGCGGTCACCGTCGCTTACGCGCAGGCCCTGGTGCGCGTCGGCGCTTCGCAGGCGGCGGCCCAGGTGCTGGAAAAGCGGCTGTCGCGCATGCTCGAGGCCTCGACGCTGCAGGCCTGGGCCGAGATCCCGCATGAGCAGCCGGCCGAGGCGCGTCGTCGCCTGCTGAAGGTGGTGCCGGACGACTGGGCCGAGCCGGGTGAGGCAGCCGATGTCGGTCGTCCGCGCGAGCGGGCCGCCTTTGCCTACGCCATGGCGCGACTGGCCCTGGCCGAGTCCGACCCGAGTGGCGCGCAGATGTGGATCGGGCGGCTCGGTCCGCTGGATCAGGATCTGCGCTACCTCGCTGTGGCTGCCCGCGTTCACGCGCGCCTGCGAGACAGCAGCGAGGCCGCCGTGCTCTACGAGCGGGCCCTGGCTCGTGCCGGCCTGGAGGGGCAGGTGATACCACCGGAGCCGGCGGCAGCCGATGGCCGCTGAGGCGACGACCCGGGAGCACCGGGCCGCGCTGGGGGATCTGCGCCGATTTCTCGACTACCTCGAGGCGCGCGGCGAGCTGGTGCGCGTCACCGAGCCTGTCGATCCCGATCAGGAAATGACGGTACTGGCCGACCGCGTGCTGCGCGCCGGCGGCCCGGCCTTGCTGATCGAGCGTCCGACCGGCTTCGATACCCCCGTGCTTCTCAACCTGTTCGGCACCCCCGAGCGGGTAGCGCTGGGCATGGGCGGTCAGGGGCTCGCGGATCTGCGCGAGATCGGCCGGCTGCTCGCTTTCCTCAAGGAGCCGGACCCGCCGGCGGGCCTGAAGGAGGCCTGGCGCAGCCTGCCCATCTTCAAGAAGGTGCTCGACATGGCGCCGAGGCAGGTGAAGAAGGCGCCGGTGCAGGAGGTGGTGCTCGAAGGCGACGAGATCGATCTCGCCGACTGGCCGATCCAGACCTGCTGGCCGGAGGACGCCGCACCGCTGATCACCTGGGGGCTGACCACGACCCGTGGCCGGCCGCGCAAGGGCGGTGGGCTCGAGGCCGATCCCGAGGACGCCGCGGCGGTTGGGCGCGAGCGGCTGAACATGGGCATCTACCGCCAGCAGGTGATCGGCCGCAACCGGGTGATCATGCGCTGGCTCGCCCACCGTGGCGGCGCGCTCGATTTCGCCCACTGGCAGGAGACCCATCCCGGCGAACCGTTCCCGGTTGCCGTGACCCTGGGCGCCGACCCGGCGACCATCCTCGGCGCGGTCACGCCGGTGCCCGACACCCTCTCCGAATATGCCTTTGCCGGGCTGCTGCGCGGCGAGCGCACCCGGTTGGTGAGTTGCCTGTCACACGACCTGCTGGTGCCGGCGAACGCCGAGATCGTGCTCGAGGGGTTCATCCACCCCGACGACACCGCCGTCGAGGGCCCCTACGGGGACCACACGGGCTACTACAACGAGACCGAGACCTTCCCGGTGATGACGGTCGAGCGCATCACCCACCGCCGGGACCCGATCTACCACAGCACGCACACCGGCCGCCCGCCCGACGAGCCGGCCATCCTCGGGGTAGCGCTCAACGAGGTGTTCGTGCCGCTGATCCAGAAGCAGTTCCCCGAGATCGTCGACTTCTACCTGCCGCCGGAAGGCTGCTCCTACCGCATGGCGGTGGTGTCGATGAAGAAGCAGTACGCCGGGCACGCCAAGCGCGTGATGATGGGCGTGTGGAGCTTCCTGCGCCAGTTCATGTACACCAAGTTCGTGATCGTGGTCGACGACGACGTCGACGCGCGTTCCTGGGAGGACGTGATCTGGGCGATGACAACCCGCATGGACCCGGTGCGCGACACCACGCTGGTCGACCACACGCCGATCGATTATCTCGATTTCGCCTCGCCGGTCTCCGGCCTGGGCGGCAAGATGGGGCTGGATGCGACCTCGAAGTGGCCGGGCGAGACCGACCGCGAGTGGGGCCGGCCGATCCGCCCGGATCGAGAGGCCCAGGCGGCGATGAGCGAGGTGTTCGATGCGGTCATGGCCGAGGCGGCCGCGGCGCGCGGCGAGGGCTAGTCGGCCGGGAGCCTCAGTCGGCGGTCGCTTCCGTCGGGGCGAGCACGCAGCGGTTCCGGCCCTGTTCCTTGGCCTGGTATAGCGCGTCGTCCGCCCGGGCGAAGGCGGTTTCCATTTCCTCGCCGATCTGTAACTCGGTCAGCCCGCAGGAGACCGTCACGGTGAGCTCCCGCTCGCGTGAGCGCAGCTTGGTGCGGGCGAGCTTGCCGCGAATGCGGTCGACCACCTTGAGCGCTTCCTCGCCACTCGCCCCCGGCAGCAGCATGACGAACTCCTCCCCGCCGAAACGCGCGATCATGTCGACGTCGCGGACCAGCTTCGAGAACGTCTTGGCAACGATGATCAGTGTCTTGTCGCCGGCCTGATGGCCGAGCGTGTCGTTGATGTCCTTGAAGTAGTCCAGATCCCAGATCGCCAGGGTCAGCGGGCCGCCGTCGCGGCGGGCGCGCGCGATTTCCAGGTGCGCGCGGTGATCGAAGGCGAGCCGATTGGGCAGGCCGGTGAGG
This genomic interval carries:
- a CDS encoding thioredoxin family protein — protein: MFHIKPTRLAALLLVPMAPMFLLGMATPPSQAEEEAPPADNAVLMMDDLRDVSADLELLQERQIPMLLFFHATYCSYCQTVDEEFLQTMAEDEAYHDRLIIRRVEIDSPSPEIQWQGVSYTPVEFARLQGVQLVPQVMFFGPNGKQVVDELKGVTVPDFYPQYLEQRLEAAERCIDDPTLEVCTDGIDQPRRDLATEESPTT
- a CDS encoding HvfC family RiPP maturation protein, giving the protein MGDFRATQEAFTRYVRDPEANPPPPGSKPERMAWYAKLFFNNIDGTLENAFPALRASLDDAAWQGLTRPFFRNHPAHSPILRDLPGEFLAFLQESPGLADWQRELAAYELARFELMAEDAAPAPTDLDPAGDLLAGQPVVSSLARLMMTAYPVDRIAATLEAGKTPEISPAGMHHLALHRDAHGAPFALNLTPGSAQLLLALTEADGQTGREIVAQLAETFGRPVEELAGFAAEQLEQWRAQGILLGARPPG
- a CDS encoding heme biosynthesis protein HemY, with the translated sequence MKRVIVWTVLLVVLVAAGIYFLPDAGVAVVEIAGWHVETTAVGLLVVAVLALLVLHLLWRLIAGMLNLPSRWANRSAKQRRRVADEKLLRAWAERQRGQAELAQRYALAGVEDGSLPPMHIQVAIDALLDGLDPSRKGVPGRNRESTREEIGDLFETVGRRFPKFAEFLRLHIVQRLIALGETEWAQSMLEPLIETHPRDEAILLIRAQLLEMADDVEQLAALLPTLRRIKDKRLTGDELLRMERRVLLGRIEAAARSRDVDRLSRLWAEANRPVVDSDAVTVAYAQALVRVGASQAAAQVLEKRLSRMLEASTLQAWAEIPHEQPAEARRRLLKVVPDDWAEPGEAADVGRPRERAAFAYAMARLALAESDPSGAQMWIGRLGPLDQDLRYLAVAARVHARLRDSSEAAVLYERALARAGLEGQVIPPEPAAADGR
- a CDS encoding HvfB family MNIO-type RiPP peptide maturase; amino-acid sequence: MSPQSASPSVTQHVPVGIGLRRGPLMREIEEQRPDVDFLEVAPENWLRFGGPIKERFKALLEDYPLYTHGLSLSIGGPAELDLDFVDAVGEFLDEYRPALYSEHLSFCSDNAHLYDLMPIPFTEEAIDHVVARIDTVQQRLGRRLVLENVSYYSPVESTMDERTFILKILERSGCDLLLDVNNVFVNSVNHGYDPYAFIDAMPAERVRYLHVAGHHQVEEDLIIDSHGAPVSAPVWDLLEHTYRHVGPVPTLLERDFDIPPLDELMGEVAQIRRAAGRALGSKAA
- a CDS encoding uroporphyrinogen-III synthase; translated protein: MSAAALPTIREIVLTRPEGSNAELREALTVARPADLDGPAPALTTVPLLAIRALAGGGGLPQALAAMQPEDLVVFVSPRAVSAAAEVQSLADWPARHVAAVGEATGRALAEAGREDVLLPAGSQDSEGLLERLEGLSMTGRRVWIIRGETGRELLAEALAARGARPHFVAVYRRECAQASAPVPAGGDRLWIVTAPQALDCLAALDSASDGEASGLLDSTLLVINDRARDRARSLGFRGPVALAGGPAPATLARAAWNLIIERQSSLRARP
- a CDS encoding uroporphyrinogen-III C-methyltransferase, whose translation is MDKKQRDKQTEEQSAEKSTESTASSSTGTAAKETDAAKASTSTASSGSGKPSSSRRPSRRRSKGSKASSGSTATAAKKTPDEPKAADDKAASKPDDASKKPAAKGGADTSADGGKSTAAPAGKTPRGTSPRSGVAMPWLVAAIALLFALAAVGGWQLWRLDQAQQSLSESSRTDQQQLADRLETLSGDISDTQSSIDTLEQRDEAIREEVESALSGQLDQLAERQDNLGQRVARIDDRLARGEIAWKTAEVGFLLTRAQERLVIARDPDGALLALKLADERVAALSRPHWLPLRSAISDAIATIEEAGEGDRVGQALALRRLGDRVDEWPLAGRADESPEPQETSEAASGPAETDLPPADAAWYEKAWAATTHWLSRQVSVTRSDTPVRLHERVATDREMRLWLTAVRESLLSRDRDALTRTLDESRDWLETHYAADAAGPAAALDALERIRTRFTSREFPSLDAVLRAWERASASEKARADETGKEAQS
- the hemC gene encoding hydroxymethylbilane synthase; translated protein: MSKAFSEGRVLRIATRASLLALWQAEFVAAELKKRNPGLEVELVKMTTRGDQLLDSPLSKIGGKALFVKELEVAMLEDRADIAVHSMKDVPMQFPDGLELIAILEGDDPHDAYVSNKYGNLDEMPAGSVVGTSSLRRETQVRERFPELEVKTLRGNIHTRLRKLDDGEYDAIILAASGLKRAELADRITHRLTAEESLPAMGQGALGIEARSDDADVHALIDPLIDKDTTTRVTAERAFNTRLNGGCQVPIGGHALLVEDDQLWLRGLVGRPDGSETLRDEITGPRDEAEALGIELAERVLRAGADKILAEVGIETEAPSRD
- the ubiD gene encoding 4-hydroxy-3-polyprenylbenzoate decarboxylase gives rise to the protein MAAEATTREHRAALGDLRRFLDYLEARGELVRVTEPVDPDQEMTVLADRVLRAGGPALLIERPTGFDTPVLLNLFGTPERVALGMGGQGLADLREIGRLLAFLKEPDPPAGLKEAWRSLPIFKKVLDMAPRQVKKAPVQEVVLEGDEIDLADWPIQTCWPEDAAPLITWGLTTTRGRPRKGGGLEADPEDAAAVGRERLNMGIYRQQVIGRNRVIMRWLAHRGGALDFAHWQETHPGEPFPVAVTLGADPATILGAVTPVPDTLSEYAFAGLLRGERTRLVSCLSHDLLVPANAEIVLEGFIHPDDTAVEGPYGDHTGYYNETETFPVMTVERITHRRDPIYHSTHTGRPPDEPAILGVALNEVFVPLIQKQFPEIVDFYLPPEGCSYRMAVVSMKKQYAGHAKRVMMGVWSFLRQFMYTKFVIVVDDDVDARSWEDVIWAMTTRMDPVRDTTLVDHTPIDYLDFASPVSGLGGKMGLDATSKWPGETDREWGRPIRPDREAQAAMSEVFDAVMAEAAAARGEG